A DNA window from Labrus mixtus chromosome 4, fLabMix1.1, whole genome shotgun sequence contains the following coding sequences:
- the LOC132972959 gene encoding bromodomain-containing protein 1-like isoform X1, protein MKKKGRHHRPAVLKRDSSPIKPSPNRETLTYAEAQRIVELEVDGRVHRLSIYDKLDVISDDDPTAQEIMECNSNKENNEKPQQVLVRSVRLKNNQQKKNAALTAAHGGIGTHGNASGLLEPKVRTVEYNLPVVPKRPAAYYKYMERTEEELDEEVEYDMDEEDYAWLELINEKRKSEGVSQVSHNLFEFLMDRFEKESYMATQGQSDLQSLVDEDAVCCICMDGDGADSNVILFCDSCNIAVHQECYGVPYIPEGQWLCRHCLQCPSRPAECVFCPNRGGALKKTDDDRWGHVACALWVPEVGFSDTVFIEPIDGVRNIPPARWKLTCYLCKEKGAGACIQCDKINCYTAFHVSCAQKAGLYMKMEPVKEVTSSGASTFSVKKTSYCCSHTPEGCDRRPLNIYGEPHPKNGACLKRADKRGRSRAKSWQKKKSRRVEPEPEPEPETPANAGPSITVSSFDTILNQVAVQRKRLFVERVFSYWVQKRQSRNNVPLIRRLQATPQPPKTKQMERMETNQALKEQLKEWHRLRHDLERARLLLELIRKREKLKREEMKQQQSVLEVQLTPFNILLRAVLSQLQEKDQYSIFAQPVSAKEVPDYRDHIKNPMDYSTMRKRIDCHEYGSFNEFEDDFNLMIANCLSYNSKDTFFYKAAQRMQDHGGVILRRARREVDRIGFDFPSGLHLPEAPKLEPLPPFSWEDVDRILSPAYRQRTPLEDQLKELLEKLDLSTAMKHSPSRSKRLKLLKKTIMEVRSEMSLKKSRPKPAPQETKSTPPESEEKPLPELPAETPTPQEEPLPSPTFELLTSLSALDTSPSNSEPPLKSLKPSVDHVPMELDDDRDTSTSVLPSETLNGHILEPALLNGDLHTEASGDCNRRTNSLFRRSKSTSPQKQPKTQEATAAPASPLGAKTFLSVVIPRLETLLLPKKRKHSSSVDGEEEEEESPIKRLGTGIANGFVVEEEEEISPSPRLLEPRRRCASESSISSGASVPSSTSTVTVSKSGKGRPAAARRSTVDDKSALMTCIENGEFTASAEISTEVWKPSAASPFVLEPLKLVWAKCSGYPSYPALIMDPRARRRTRLHPNGVELPRPPQDVLRAGERMQFRSAEKLFLVHFFDSRRSWQWLPRSKMAPFGINQTLDRMKLKEARCSSIRKAVLLAFERAMDHLNRVSSEHELSGALAVTD, encoded by the exons ATGAAGAAAAAGGGTCGGCATCACCGCCCGGCGGTGCTGAAGAGAGATTCTTCTCCAATCAAGCCTTCGCCCAACCGGGAGACGCTGACATATGCAGAGGCTCAGCGAATAGTGGAGCTGGAGGTGGACGGCCGTGTGCACCGGCTCAGCATCTACGACAAGCTGGACGTCATCAGTGATGACGACCCCACGGCTCAGGAGATCATGGAGTGCAACAGCAACAAGGAGAACAACGAGAAGCCCCAGCAGGTCCTGGTGCGCTCTGTGCGCCTCAAAAACAACCAGCAGAAGAAGAATGCAGCGCTCACTGCCGCACATGGTGGCATAGGCACACACGGCAATGCCAGTGGCCTGTTGGAGCCAAAGGTCAGAACGGTTGAATACAATCTGCCGGTGGTGCCAAAGAGGCCTGCGGCTTATTACAAATATAtggagaggacagaagaggagctGGACGAGGAGGTGGAGTACGACATGGACGAGGAGGACTATGCATGGCTGGAGCTAATCAACGAGAAGAGGAAGAGCGAGGGCGTCAGCCAGGTGTCACACAATCTGTTTGAGTTTCTCATGGACCGCTTTGAGAAGGAGTCGTATATGGCCACTCAGGGTCAGAGTGACCTGCAGTCACTGGTGGATGAGGACGCTGTCTGCTGCATCTGCATGGACGGAGATGGAGCTGACAGTAATGTTATCCTCTTCTGTGACTCGTGCAACATCGCCGTGCACCAGGAGTGCTATGGCGTGCCGTACATCCCAGAGGGCCAGTGGCTGTGCAGGCACTGCCTGCAGTGCCCGTCGCGACCAGCTGAGTGTGTCTTCTGTCCAAACCGAGGCGGAGCCCTGAAGAAGACCGATGATGACCGCTGGGGTCATGTAGCATGTGCTCTGTGGGTTCCAGAGGTCGGCTTCTCTGACACAGTTTTCATAGAGCCCATTGACGGTGTCCGTAATATCCCGCCGGCACGCTGGAAGCTCACCTGCTACCTTTGTAAGGAGAAAGGGGCAGGTGCTTGCATCCAGTGTGACAAGATCAACTGTTACACAGCCTTCCATGTCAGCTGCGCCCAGAAGGCTGGCCTTTACATGAAGATGGAGCCTGTCAAAGAGGTAACGTCGTCAGGTGCCTCAACCTTCTCTGTGAAGAAGACCTCATACTGCTGCAGCCACACGCCTGAAGGCTGCGACCGCCGACCGCTCAACATCTACGGCGAGCCGCATCCGAAAAACGGAGCCTGCCTCAAGAGGGCTGACAAGAGGGGGAGATCCCGGGCCAAGAGctggcagaagaagaagagtaggAGAGTGGAGcctgaaccagaaccagaacctgAGACACCTGCAAATGCTGGCCCCAGTATTACTGTTTCAAG CTTTGACACCATTCTAAACCAGGTGGCGGTTCAGAGGAAGCGTCTCTTCGTCGAGCGGGTGTTTAGTTACTGGGTGCAGAAGAGGCAGTCAAGGAACAACGTGCCACTGATACGCCGGCTACAGGCCACCCCTCAGCCGCCCAAAACCAAGCAGATG gagCGCATGGAGACGAACCAGGCACTGAAGGAGCAGCTGAAGGAGTGGCACCGCCTCCGCCACGACCTGGAGCGAGCTCGCCTGCTGCTGGAGCtcatcaggaagagagagaagctgaAGAGGGAGGAG atgaagcagcagcagtcgGTGCTTGAGGTCCAGCTGACCCCGTTCAACATCCTGCTGAGAGCTGTGCTCAGTCAGCTGCAGGAGAAGGACCAGTACAGCATCTTCGCTCAGCCTGTCAGCGCCAAAGAG GTTCCCGACTACCGGGACCACATCAAGAACCCCATGGACTACTCCACGATGAGGAAACGCATCGACTGCCACGAGTACGGGAGCTTCAACGAGTTCGAGGACGACTTCAACCTCATGATCGCTAACTGCTTGTCCTACAACTCCAAGGACACCTTTTTCTACAAGGCAGCTCAGCGGATGCAGGACCACGGAGGAGTGATCCTCCGCAGAGCCCGCAGAGAGGTCGACAGAATCGGCTTTGACTTCCCCAGCGGGTTGCATCTGCCTGAAGCCCCAAAGCTGGAGCCTCTACCCCCGTTCTCCTGGGAGGATG TGGACCGTATTCTGAGCCCCGCGTACCGTCAGCGGACCCCTCTGGAGGAtcagctgaaggagctgctggagAAGCTGGACCTGAGCACGGCCATGAAGCACAGCCCGTCCCGCAGCAAGAGGCTCAAGCTGCTTAAGAAGACCATCATGGAGGTCCGCAGCGAGATGAGTCTGAAGAAGTCCCGCCCGAAACCAGCGCCTCAGGAGACCAAATCAACCCCCCCCGAGTCAGAGGAGAAACCACTACCAGAGCTCCCCGCGGAAACTCCCACGCCACAGGAGGAGCCTTTACCTTCACCGACCTTTGAACTGTTAACCTCCCTGTCAGCGCTCGACACTTCGCCCAGCAACTCAGAGCCACCTCTGAAATCCCTCAAACCCAGCGTTGACCACGTTCCCATGGAGCTGGACGACGACAGAGACACTTCTACCTCAGTGCTACCTTCGGAAACCCTGAATGGGCACATCCTAGAACCAGCGCTCCTCAACGGCGACCTTCACACCGAAGCCTCTGGTGACTGCAACCGACGGACCAACAGCCTGTTTCGCAGATCCAAGAGCACCAGCCCCCAGAAACAACCCAAGACCCAGGAGGCTACCGCTGCACCGGCGTCCCCCCTGGGTGCCAAAACCTTCCTGTCTGTGGTGATCCCTCGGCTGGAGACGCTCCTCCTGCCCAAGAAGAGGAAACATAGTTCCAGTGTCGACggcgaggaggaagaagaggagtcGCCGATTAAACGCCTCGGCACAG gtaTAGCTAACGGTTTtgtggtagaggaggaggaggaaatctCACCGTCCCCTCGTCTGCTGGAGCCTCGCCGGCGATGTGCCTCTGAGTCGAGCATTTCCTCCGGTGCAAGCGTCCCCTCCAGCACCAG CACCGTCACTGTGTCTAAAAGTGGGAAAGGGCGGCCGGCCGCAGCCAGACGGAGTACTGTGGACGACAAAAGCGCTCTGATGACCTGCATCGAGAACGGCGAGTTTACCGCTTCTGCCGAGATCTCTACAG AGGTGTGGAAACCCTCCGCTGCTTCTCCATTTGTTCTGGAGCCTCTTAAACTAGTTTGGGCTAAATGTAGTGGATATCCCTCCTACCCCGCCCTG ATCATGGATCCCAGAGCACGGAGGAGGACGCGTCTGCACCCCAACGGGGTGGAGCTTCCCCGGCCGCCACAGGACGTCCTCAGAGCCGGAGAGCGGATGCAGTTCAGGTCCGCAGAGAAACTCTTCCTCGTCCACTTCTTCGACAGCAGGCGCAGCTG gcAATGGCTTCCTAGATCCAAGATGGCTCCCTTCGGGATCAACCAGACGCTGGACAGAATGAAGCTGAAGGAGGCTCGCTGCTCCTCCATCCGAAAAGCTGTGCTGCTCGCCTTCGAACGAGCCATGGACCACCTGAACCGTGTTAGCAGTGAGCACGAGCTGAGTGGCGCCCTCGCAGTCACGGACTga
- the LOC132972959 gene encoding bromodomain-containing protein 1-like isoform X2, with translation MKKKGRHHRPAVLKRDSSPIKPSPNRETLTYAEAQRIVELEVDGRVHRLSIYDKLDVISDDDPTAQEIMECNSNKENNEKPQQVLVRSVRLKNNQQKKNAALTAAHGGIGTHGNASGLLEPKVRTVEYNLPVVPKRPAAYYKYMERTEEELDEEVEYDMDEEDYAWLELINEKRKSEGVSQVSHNLFEFLMDRFEKESYMATQGQSDLQSLVDEDAVCCICMDGDGADSNVILFCDSCNIAVHQECYGVPYIPEGQWLCRHCLQCPSRPAECVFCPNRGGALKKTDDDRWGHVACALWVPEVGFSDTVFIEPIDGVRNIPPARWKLTCYLCKEKGAGACIQCDKINCYTAFHVSCAQKAGLYMKMEPVKEVTSSGASTFSVKKTSYCCSHTPEGCDRRPLNIYGEPHPKNGACLKRADKRGRSRAKSWQKKKSRRVEPEPEPEPETPANAGPSITVSSFDTILNQVAVQRKRLFVERVFSYWVQKRQSRNNVPLIRRLQATPQPPKTKQMERMETNQALKEQLKEWHRLRHDLERARLLLELIRKREKLKREEMKQQQSVLEVQLTPFNILLRAVLSQLQEKDQYSIFAQPVSAKEVPDYRDHIKNPMDYSTMRKRIDCHEYGSFNEFEDDFNLMIANCLSYNSKDTFFYKAAQRMQDHGGVILRRARREVDRIGFDFPSGLHLPEAPKLEPLPPFSWEDVDRILSPAYRQRTPLEDQLKELLEKLDLSTAMKHSPSRSKRLKLLKKTIMEVRSEMSLKKSRPKPAPQETKSTPPESEEKPLPELPAETPTPQEEPLPSPTFELLTSLSALDTSPSNSEPPLKSLKPSVDHVPMELDDDRDTSTSVLPSETLNGHILEPALLNGDLHTEASGDCNRRTNSLFRRSKSTSPQKQPKTQEATAAPASPLGAKTFLSVVIPRLETLLLPKKRKHSSSVDGEEEEEESPIKRLGTGIANGFVVEEEEEISPSPRLLEPRRRCASESSISSGASVPSSTSTVTVSKSGKGRPAAARRSTVDDKSALMTCIENGEFTASAEISTDHGSQSTEEDASAPQRGGASPAATGRPQSRRADAVQVRRETLPRPLLRQQAQLAMAS, from the exons ATGAAGAAAAAGGGTCGGCATCACCGCCCGGCGGTGCTGAAGAGAGATTCTTCTCCAATCAAGCCTTCGCCCAACCGGGAGACGCTGACATATGCAGAGGCTCAGCGAATAGTGGAGCTGGAGGTGGACGGCCGTGTGCACCGGCTCAGCATCTACGACAAGCTGGACGTCATCAGTGATGACGACCCCACGGCTCAGGAGATCATGGAGTGCAACAGCAACAAGGAGAACAACGAGAAGCCCCAGCAGGTCCTGGTGCGCTCTGTGCGCCTCAAAAACAACCAGCAGAAGAAGAATGCAGCGCTCACTGCCGCACATGGTGGCATAGGCACACACGGCAATGCCAGTGGCCTGTTGGAGCCAAAGGTCAGAACGGTTGAATACAATCTGCCGGTGGTGCCAAAGAGGCCTGCGGCTTATTACAAATATAtggagaggacagaagaggagctGGACGAGGAGGTGGAGTACGACATGGACGAGGAGGACTATGCATGGCTGGAGCTAATCAACGAGAAGAGGAAGAGCGAGGGCGTCAGCCAGGTGTCACACAATCTGTTTGAGTTTCTCATGGACCGCTTTGAGAAGGAGTCGTATATGGCCACTCAGGGTCAGAGTGACCTGCAGTCACTGGTGGATGAGGACGCTGTCTGCTGCATCTGCATGGACGGAGATGGAGCTGACAGTAATGTTATCCTCTTCTGTGACTCGTGCAACATCGCCGTGCACCAGGAGTGCTATGGCGTGCCGTACATCCCAGAGGGCCAGTGGCTGTGCAGGCACTGCCTGCAGTGCCCGTCGCGACCAGCTGAGTGTGTCTTCTGTCCAAACCGAGGCGGAGCCCTGAAGAAGACCGATGATGACCGCTGGGGTCATGTAGCATGTGCTCTGTGGGTTCCAGAGGTCGGCTTCTCTGACACAGTTTTCATAGAGCCCATTGACGGTGTCCGTAATATCCCGCCGGCACGCTGGAAGCTCACCTGCTACCTTTGTAAGGAGAAAGGGGCAGGTGCTTGCATCCAGTGTGACAAGATCAACTGTTACACAGCCTTCCATGTCAGCTGCGCCCAGAAGGCTGGCCTTTACATGAAGATGGAGCCTGTCAAAGAGGTAACGTCGTCAGGTGCCTCAACCTTCTCTGTGAAGAAGACCTCATACTGCTGCAGCCACACGCCTGAAGGCTGCGACCGCCGACCGCTCAACATCTACGGCGAGCCGCATCCGAAAAACGGAGCCTGCCTCAAGAGGGCTGACAAGAGGGGGAGATCCCGGGCCAAGAGctggcagaagaagaagagtaggAGAGTGGAGcctgaaccagaaccagaacctgAGACACCTGCAAATGCTGGCCCCAGTATTACTGTTTCAAG CTTTGACACCATTCTAAACCAGGTGGCGGTTCAGAGGAAGCGTCTCTTCGTCGAGCGGGTGTTTAGTTACTGGGTGCAGAAGAGGCAGTCAAGGAACAACGTGCCACTGATACGCCGGCTACAGGCCACCCCTCAGCCGCCCAAAACCAAGCAGATG gagCGCATGGAGACGAACCAGGCACTGAAGGAGCAGCTGAAGGAGTGGCACCGCCTCCGCCACGACCTGGAGCGAGCTCGCCTGCTGCTGGAGCtcatcaggaagagagagaagctgaAGAGGGAGGAG atgaagcagcagcagtcgGTGCTTGAGGTCCAGCTGACCCCGTTCAACATCCTGCTGAGAGCTGTGCTCAGTCAGCTGCAGGAGAAGGACCAGTACAGCATCTTCGCTCAGCCTGTCAGCGCCAAAGAG GTTCCCGACTACCGGGACCACATCAAGAACCCCATGGACTACTCCACGATGAGGAAACGCATCGACTGCCACGAGTACGGGAGCTTCAACGAGTTCGAGGACGACTTCAACCTCATGATCGCTAACTGCTTGTCCTACAACTCCAAGGACACCTTTTTCTACAAGGCAGCTCAGCGGATGCAGGACCACGGAGGAGTGATCCTCCGCAGAGCCCGCAGAGAGGTCGACAGAATCGGCTTTGACTTCCCCAGCGGGTTGCATCTGCCTGAAGCCCCAAAGCTGGAGCCTCTACCCCCGTTCTCCTGGGAGGATG TGGACCGTATTCTGAGCCCCGCGTACCGTCAGCGGACCCCTCTGGAGGAtcagctgaaggagctgctggagAAGCTGGACCTGAGCACGGCCATGAAGCACAGCCCGTCCCGCAGCAAGAGGCTCAAGCTGCTTAAGAAGACCATCATGGAGGTCCGCAGCGAGATGAGTCTGAAGAAGTCCCGCCCGAAACCAGCGCCTCAGGAGACCAAATCAACCCCCCCCGAGTCAGAGGAGAAACCACTACCAGAGCTCCCCGCGGAAACTCCCACGCCACAGGAGGAGCCTTTACCTTCACCGACCTTTGAACTGTTAACCTCCCTGTCAGCGCTCGACACTTCGCCCAGCAACTCAGAGCCACCTCTGAAATCCCTCAAACCCAGCGTTGACCACGTTCCCATGGAGCTGGACGACGACAGAGACACTTCTACCTCAGTGCTACCTTCGGAAACCCTGAATGGGCACATCCTAGAACCAGCGCTCCTCAACGGCGACCTTCACACCGAAGCCTCTGGTGACTGCAACCGACGGACCAACAGCCTGTTTCGCAGATCCAAGAGCACCAGCCCCCAGAAACAACCCAAGACCCAGGAGGCTACCGCTGCACCGGCGTCCCCCCTGGGTGCCAAAACCTTCCTGTCTGTGGTGATCCCTCGGCTGGAGACGCTCCTCCTGCCCAAGAAGAGGAAACATAGTTCCAGTGTCGACggcgaggaggaagaagaggagtcGCCGATTAAACGCCTCGGCACAG gtaTAGCTAACGGTTTtgtggtagaggaggaggaggaaatctCACCGTCCCCTCGTCTGCTGGAGCCTCGCCGGCGATGTGCCTCTGAGTCGAGCATTTCCTCCGGTGCAAGCGTCCCCTCCAGCACCAG CACCGTCACTGTGTCTAAAAGTGGGAAAGGGCGGCCGGCCGCAGCCAGACGGAGTACTGTGGACGACAAAAGCGCTCTGATGACCTGCATCGAGAACGGCGAGTTTACCGCTTCTGCCGAGATCTCTACAG ATCATGGATCCCAGAGCACGGAGGAGGACGCGTCTGCACCCCAACGGGGTGGAGCTTCCCCGGCCGCCACAGGACGTCCTCAGAGCCGGAGAGCGGATGCAGTTCAGGTCCGCAGAGAAACTCTTCCTCGTCCACTTCTTCGACAGCAGGCGCAGCTG gcAATGGCTTCCTAG